In a genomic window of Pedobacter sp. KBS0701:
- a CDS encoding S9 family peptidase, whose amino-acid sequence MIIQSNFSLSGADGKLIIGDITFDEKNPNTPIILFVHGFKGFKDWGAHNLVARYFAGNGYRYIKFNLSHSGVPVDDPKDVTDMEAFASNTVSKELFDVNAVLDFIEKAYGANTKVNLIGHSRGGGLSIIEAANDLRINKLITWSAIADFNSLWKKEQEAEWKKNSKIFVTNARTKEQMPLNVTLLEDLEENAATLNITDAAKRVNIPWLIIHGDDDVNVPFETAQTLAEANPGSRLVKIEAANHVYGATQPYTSETLPPLLFKVCEKVLLFLGEE is encoded by the coding sequence ATGATTATACAAAGCAATTTTAGCCTTAGCGGTGCTGACGGAAAATTAATTATCGGCGACATCACTTTTGATGAAAAAAATCCCAATACACCCATTATACTTTTTGTACATGGCTTTAAAGGTTTTAAAGATTGGGGCGCACATAATTTAGTCGCCCGGTATTTTGCCGGCAATGGTTACCGTTACATCAAGTTCAATTTATCACATAGCGGTGTGCCGGTTGATGACCCGAAAGATGTGACGGATATGGAAGCTTTTGCCAGCAATACCGTATCGAAAGAGCTTTTTGATGTAAACGCGGTACTCGATTTTATTGAAAAAGCTTACGGCGCAAACACAAAAGTAAATTTGATTGGCCATAGTCGTGGCGGTGGATTATCCATCATAGAGGCTGCAAACGATTTGAGGATTAACAAACTGATTACCTGGAGTGCCATTGCCGATTTTAATAGTCTCTGGAAAAAAGAACAGGAGGCAGAGTGGAAGAAAAACAGTAAAATATTCGTCACCAATGCCCGTACCAAAGAACAGATGCCTTTGAATGTTACTTTATTGGAAGATCTGGAAGAAAATGCCGCAACATTGAATATTACAGATGCGGCAAAACGTGTAAATATTCCCTGGTTAATTATCCACGGTGATGATGATGTAAATGTTCCTTTCGAAACCGCTCAGACCTTGGCAGAAGCCAACCCGGGCAGCAGGTTGGTTAAAATTGAAGCTGCCAACCATGTGTATGGAGCAACACAGCCTTACACGAGTGAAACTTTACCACCACTTTTGTTTAAGGTTTGCGAAAAGGTTTTATTATTTTTGGGTGAAGAATAA
- a CDS encoding DoxX family protein, whose amino-acid sequence MINRPVHKIFLWVYALFYVLAGCNHFLSIAVYYVIMPKWLPAPGFLIYFSGILEIILGFLLLFNKTRNLASVLIILMLIAFLPAHIYMIRKAPFMLGQIMITPLIAWLRLPFQLVFIGWASYYYTKE is encoded by the coding sequence ATGATAAACAGACCAGTCCATAAAATTTTTCTCTGGGTTTATGCCCTTTTCTACGTTCTGGCCGGATGTAACCACTTTTTATCCATTGCAGTATATTACGTAATTATGCCAAAATGGTTGCCTGCACCTGGCTTTTTGATTTATTTTTCTGGAATATTAGAAATTATTTTAGGGTTTTTATTGTTGTTTAACAAGACCAGAAATCTTGCTTCGGTACTAATTATACTAATGCTGATTGCTTTTTTGCCTGCGCACATTTACATGATCCGGAAAGCACCCTTTATGTTGGGCCAAATAATGATTACTCCACTAATTGCGTGGCTGAGGTTGCCTTTTCAGTTAGTTTTTATTGGCTGGGCATCGTATTATTACACTAAAGAATAA
- a CDS encoding mechanosensitive ion channel family protein has product MNIPEFQYLFSELRNWLAGKGLAGSELVYSYFFIGLVGVTLFLFITIFVTRQAFIVVVKSAKTKSDWQKALFEFRVFRAFALIFGAYIIYNVVPYLFIDFKNGLFYALIFAKIYMVLAVMFAINAFLNALVSIMESSKKYADKPIRSYKQVAKIVFYIVGFVLILSIILGESPLYVFGGFGAVTAVFILVFRDPILGFVASVQMSAIDLVRVGDWITVEKYGADGEVTEINLTTIKVRNWDKTVTIVPSYAIVSESFKNWRAMEESEGRRIKRHINIKISSIKFCDEELIGRLQSIDYLKDYLKETQAFIERYNAENTVNPNNLVNGRHMTNIGTFRVYAEKYLESNPHINKELTFMVRQLQATENGLPIEIYVFSKEKGLKRFEEVAADIFDHLLAAVPYFDLEIFQSPSGSDMRNFVRRGDD; this is encoded by the coding sequence ATGAATATCCCCGAGTTTCAATACCTGTTTAGTGAACTTAGAAACTGGCTGGCTGGTAAAGGCCTTGCAGGTAGTGAACTTGTTTATTCTTATTTTTTTATCGGACTGGTAGGCGTTACGCTATTTTTATTCATCACTATTTTTGTAACTCGCCAGGCTTTTATCGTAGTCGTAAAAAGTGCCAAAACCAAATCGGATTGGCAAAAGGCATTGTTCGAGTTTAGGGTGTTCAGGGCTTTCGCTTTAATATTTGGAGCATACATTATTTATAATGTTGTTCCTTATCTTTTTATCGATTTTAAAAACGGGTTATTTTATGCTTTAATATTTGCTAAAATCTACATGGTTTTAGCCGTAATGTTTGCTATAAATGCATTTCTGAATGCTTTGGTGTCCATCATGGAATCATCAAAGAAATATGCCGATAAACCCATAAGGAGTTACAAACAGGTAGCCAAAATTGTATTTTATATTGTTGGCTTCGTGTTGATTCTATCAATTATTTTAGGTGAATCACCCTTATATGTCTTTGGTGGTTTCGGTGCGGTTACTGCTGTTTTTATCCTGGTTTTCCGGGATCCTATTTTAGGTTTTGTAGCTTCGGTACAGATGAGTGCCATCGATCTGGTGAGGGTCGGCGATTGGATTACGGTAGAAAAATATGGTGCTGATGGCGAGGTAACCGAGATTAATTTGACGACCATTAAAGTACGTAACTGGGATAAAACGGTAACCATTGTACCTAGTTATGCCATTGTAAGTGAGTCGTTCAAAAATTGGCGTGCCATGGAAGAAAGTGAGGGCAGAAGGATTAAACGCCACATCAACATCAAAATTTCGAGTATTAAATTCTGTGATGAAGAACTGATCGGGAGGTTACAGAGCATCGATTATTTAAAAGATTATCTCAAAGAAACCCAAGCCTTTATTGAGCGTTATAATGCGGAAAATACGGTGAATCCCAACAACCTGGTTAACGGCCGCCACATGACCAATATTGGTACTTTTAGGGTTTATGCCGAAAAATACCTCGAAAGCAATCCTCATATCAATAAGGAACTCACCTTTATGGTACGCCAGTTACAGGCTACAGAAAACGGATTACCGATTGAAATTTATGTATTCTCGAAAGAAAAAGGTTTAAAACGTTTTGAAGAAGTGGCTGCAGATATTTTTGACCATTTGTTGGCTGCGGTTCCCTATTTTGATTTGGAGATTTTCCAAAGCCCTAGTGGAAGCGATATGCGTAATTTTGTAAGGAGAGGCGATGATTAA
- a CDS encoding UPF0158 family protein, which produces MTALTSEQIKEIADTIDCGLVCHWNIKNNKLIFLPSDQLMQYNDSDAWDEDIKEVEHNFNDYRKIEKPDSTESFRFMEDFTDELPDNTRIKVTLIEALNKRKPFREFKYEIDNSGEYRQLWFDFKNQKLIDYVLERIGDIIVLENPRR; this is translated from the coding sequence ATGACTGCTTTAACTTCAGAACAAATTAAAGAAATAGCAGACACTATTGATTGCGGTTTAGTGTGCCATTGGAATATTAAGAATAATAAACTGATCTTTCTACCAAGCGATCAACTAATGCAATATAACGACTCGGATGCATGGGATGAGGATATTAAAGAAGTAGAGCATAATTTTAACGATTATAGGAAAATTGAAAAACCGGATTCCACTGAGTCTTTTAGGTTTATGGAAGATTTTACAGATGAGCTACCCGACAATACACGGATAAAAGTTACATTAATCGAAGCACTTAATAAAAGAAAACCTTTCAGAGAATTCAAATATGAGATAGATAATTCAGGCGAATACAGGCAGCTATGGTTTGATTTTAAAAATCAAAAATTAATTGACTACGTGCTAGAGAGGATTGGAGATATTATTGTGCTAGAGAACCCCCGGCGATGA
- the ispG gene encoding (E)-4-hydroxy-3-methylbut-2-enyl-diphosphate synthase, with translation MENILAKHDLAGGYCNSLTTYSRYLTREVNIGDIALGGHNPIRIQSMTTTDTMDTLGTVEQTIRMVESGCEYVRITAPSIKEAENLANIKKELRLRGYNVPLIADIHFTPNAAEMAARIVEKVRVNPGNYADKKKFENIEYTQDAYNAELSRIYKKFIPLVKICKEYGTAMRIGTNHGSLSDRIMSHYGDTPRGMVESAMEFIRMCEDQNYYNLVISMKASNTQVMVQAYRLLVETMAKEGMNYPLHLGVTEAGDGEDGRIKSAVGIGTLLEDGLGDTIRVSLTEDPEFEAPVAKALADRYALRSPKSEVGSPESINLRPAPHAPRQTYNPYEYNRRITTPVQHIGGHHHPVVMIDVSKENLKDPYFLSSVGYNYSAGLDKYNLADQACDLAYLGDNLPSFSFPGNLKQVYNYQTWLKLKDKNNCHPLFSLGEFIESEVRDEVLNFVQVDSKQFSNITIAQLDSTVVLILETSSTHGMAEQRAFFVSMQEKNAQIPVIIKRTYQDADADHLMLYAATDLGALLTDGFGDGLWIDAEGQNLSLINPTSFGILQATRTRISKTEYISCPSCGRTLFDLQETTQLIRSRTNHLKGIKIGIMGCIVNGPGEMADADYGYVGTGPDKITLYRGKEVVKKNVTTAYALDELIDIIKDDGNWVEKI, from the coding sequence ATGGAAAATATATTGGCAAAACATGATCTGGCTGGCGGATATTGCAACAGTTTAACCACTTATTCGAGGTATTTAACCCGGGAAGTCAACATTGGTGATATCGCACTGGGTGGGCACAATCCGATCCGGATTCAATCGATGACGACCACCGATACGATGGATACTTTGGGTACGGTAGAACAGACGATCCGCATGGTAGAATCGGGTTGCGAATATGTGCGTATTACTGCGCCAAGCATTAAAGAGGCCGAAAATCTGGCCAATATTAAAAAAGAACTGCGCTTGCGTGGTTATAATGTTCCTTTAATTGCCGACATCCATTTTACACCAAATGCAGCTGAAATGGCAGCACGAATTGTAGAAAAAGTGCGTGTTAATCCGGGTAATTATGCTGATAAAAAGAAATTCGAAAATATAGAATATACGCAGGATGCCTATAATGCAGAACTAAGCCGGATTTACAAAAAGTTTATCCCTTTAGTTAAAATTTGTAAGGAATATGGTACGGCCATGCGCATCGGTACTAACCACGGATCGCTTTCTGACAGGATTATGAGCCATTATGGCGATACACCCCGCGGAATGGTTGAATCGGCAATGGAGTTTATCCGAATGTGCGAAGACCAGAATTATTATAATCTGGTAATTTCGATGAAAGCCAGCAATACCCAGGTGATGGTTCAGGCTTATCGCTTACTGGTAGAAACCATGGCTAAAGAGGGGATGAATTACCCTTTGCATTTGGGCGTTACAGAAGCTGGTGACGGCGAAGATGGTCGCATTAAATCGGCCGTTGGTATTGGTACTCTGTTAGAAGATGGACTGGGTGATACCATCCGCGTTTCATTAACCGAAGACCCTGAATTTGAAGCACCGGTGGCTAAAGCTTTGGCAGACCGCTATGCTTTAAGGAGTCCGAAGTCCGAAGTCGGAAGTCCAGAATCGATTAATTTACGCCCCGCGCCCCACGCTCCACGCCAAACTTATAATCCTTACGAATACAACCGCCGCATCACCACTCCAGTACAACATATTGGCGGGCATCACCATCCGGTAGTGATGATTGATGTTTCGAAAGAAAATTTAAAAGATCCTTACTTTTTAAGTTCGGTTGGTTATAACTATAGTGCAGGTTTAGATAAATATAATCTGGCCGATCAGGCATGCGATTTAGCTTATTTAGGCGATAATTTACCTTCTTTCTCTTTTCCGGGAAATTTAAAACAGGTTTATAATTATCAAACCTGGTTAAAATTAAAAGATAAGAACAATTGTCATCCTTTATTTTCCCTGGGAGAATTTATTGAAAGTGAAGTTCGAGATGAAGTGTTGAACTTTGTCCAGGTTGATTCAAAACAATTCAGCAATATAACAATTGCACAATTGGATAGCACGGTTGTTTTAATCCTCGAAACCAGTTCAACTCACGGAATGGCTGAGCAAAGGGCATTTTTTGTTTCAATGCAGGAAAAAAATGCTCAGATTCCGGTTATTATAAAAAGAACTTACCAGGATGCTGATGCCGATCATTTAATGCTTTATGCCGCTACGGATCTTGGTGCCTTGCTTACCGATGGTTTCGGTGACGGTCTATGGATTGACGCGGAAGGACAAAATCTTTCGTTGATCAACCCGACCAGTTTCGGGATTTTACAGGCTACCCGTACAAGGATTAGTAAAACGGAATACATCTCATGCCCAAGCTGCGGCCGGACCCTTTTCGACTTGCAGGAAACCACACAACTGATCCGCTCACGTACCAATCATTTAAAAGGAATTAAAATAGGTATCATGGGCTGTATTGTTAACGGTCCCGGCGAAATGGCCGATGCCGACTATGGTTATGTTGGTACCGGACCTGATAAAATTACTTTATACCGTGGTAAAGAAGTGGTAAAGAAAAATGTAACTACTGCTTATGCTTTGGATGAGTTGATCGACATTATTAAAGATGATGGCAACTGGGTAGAGAAAATTTAA